The Nitrososphaerota archaeon genome window below encodes:
- a CDS encoding DHH family phosphoesterase, with protein sequence MADTEGLLTRYRSLSPELLKLCTSGKRVLVVTHIDADGLASGSIVFTSLMRKGGNVTLRTVPDLDPKTIRALADQKFDYYIFTDLASTLVSELEAIIDGRFLTIDHHQLSKEDMPKPSVVNAWTYGFDGGTEACSSAMAYFFASSLDPSNTDLSPLAVVGAVADRQDQGPGRSLTGLNRAAMEEAQSAGLLGVSKDLMFTGRETRPVHEAVALTSTPFMRGVTGSKDAVLAALHQSGLQLKDGGTWRTISSLSSDEKMKLTEVIAGMLGSAEGATDAIAGLVGEVYTLSFEDSFTPLRDAREFGTLLNACGRMGSAGTGVAVCLGDRTDSLKAAMRTLVEYRSGLNKALDDLAGEPARTVQRPNFVFVNGEGLVDERILGPVISILTSSPGLKDKVVVGCASSGDSELKISSRVGDFYAGHVNLALVMHDAADSVNGVGGGHTMAAGAKIPVGMAEAFLRAVDERTAQC encoded by the coding sequence TTGGCCGACACCGAAGGCCTCCTGACCAGGTACAGGTCTCTCTCCCCCGAGCTCCTGAAGCTCTGCACCAGCGGCAAACGGGTCCTCGTAGTGACTCACATCGACGCAGACGGCCTGGCAAGCGGTTCCATCGTCTTCACCTCGCTGATGAGGAAGGGAGGGAACGTCACCCTTCGGACAGTCCCGGACCTCGACCCCAAGACGATCAGGGCGCTCGCTGACCAGAAGTTCGACTACTACATATTCACGGACCTGGCCTCCACTCTGGTTTCCGAACTCGAAGCCATCATCGACGGGAGGTTCCTGACCATCGACCACCATCAGCTTTCCAAGGAAGACATGCCGAAGCCCTCGGTCGTGAACGCCTGGACCTACGGGTTCGACGGGGGGACCGAGGCGTGCTCGTCGGCCATGGCCTACTTCTTCGCATCCTCCCTCGACCCCTCGAACACCGACCTTTCTCCCCTGGCCGTGGTCGGCGCAGTGGCAGACAGGCAGGACCAGGGCCCCGGCAGGTCGCTCACGGGCCTGAACAGGGCTGCCATGGAAGAGGCCCAGTCGGCCGGGCTCCTGGGGGTCTCGAAGGACCTTATGTTCACCGGCAGGGAGACCCGGCCTGTTCACGAAGCGGTGGCGCTCACATCGACCCCCTTCATGCGGGGAGTGACCGGCAGCAAGGACGCGGTCCTGGCTGCGCTACACCAGTCGGGGCTACAGCTGAAGGACGGCGGGACCTGGCGCACGATCTCCTCGCTCTCCTCTGACGAGAAGATGAAATTGACCGAGGTGATCGCGGGCATGTTGGGTTCTGCGGAGGGGGCGACAGACGCCATCGCCGGCCTGGTGGGTGAGGTCTATACCCTCAGCTTCGAGGACTCCTTCACCCCCCTCAGGGACGCACGAGAATTCGGGACCCTGCTCAACGCATGCGGAAGGATGGGGAGCGCGGGGACAGGGGTCGCAGTCTGCCTGGGGGACAGGACTGACTCCCTGAAGGCAGCCATGAGGACCCTTGTCGAATACCGCTCAGGGTTGAACAAGGCCCTCGACGACCTCGCAGGCGAGCCAGCTAGGACGGTCCAACGCCCGAATTTCGTGTTTGTCAACGGAGAGGGGCTGGTCGACGAACGGATACTGGGTCCGGTCATATCCATCCTGACTTCCTCGCCGGGGCTCAAGGACAAGGTAGTCGTCGGATGCGCCTCGAGCGGGGACTCGGAACTCAAGATCTCGTCCCGGGTCGGAGATTTCTACGCTGGACATGTGAATCTCGCCCTCGTCATGCATGACGCGGCTGACTCAGTGAATGGAGTGGGAGGGGGGCACACCATGGCCGCAGGCGCCAAGATCCCAGTCGGCATGGCCGAGGCGTTCCTCAGGGCAGTGGACGAGAGAACAGCACAATGTTGA
- a CDS encoding 30S ribosomal protein S15, producing MARIHSHRHGKSHQTRPTSKVAPSWVATSPEEVKAIILKLAKEGVPPSKIGLALRDDYGVPLAKQLLGKSIGEVLVEGKAAPKMPQDLQDLIDRAHRVQKHLGVHKSDRENVHSLELVEAKIYRLSKFYRGKGILPQDFKYTAVVAQLA from the coding sequence TTGGCGAGGATTCACTCTCATAGGCACGGAAAGTCGCACCAGACCAGGCCGACCAGCAAAGTTGCGCCAAGCTGGGTGGCCACCAGCCCCGAGGAGGTGAAGGCGATCATACTCAAGCTGGCCAAGGAGGGGGTGCCCCCGAGCAAGATAGGCCTCGCCCTCAGGGACGACTACGGCGTGCCCCTGGCAAAGCAGCTCCTAGGCAAGTCGATCGGCGAAGTGTTGGTCGAAGGGAAGGCCGCGCCCAAGATGCCTCAGGACCTGCAGGACCTGATCGACCGCGCACACAGGGTCCAGAAGCACCTGGGGGTGCACAAGAGCGACAGGGAGAACGTCCATTCACTCGAACTCGTCGAGGCCAAGATCTATAGGCTATCGAAGTTCTACCGAGGCAAGGGCATCCTCCCGCAGGACTTCAAGTACACGGCAGTCGTCGCCCAGCTCGCCTAG
- a CDS encoding Kae1-associated kinase Bud32, translating into MIQSTSHGEAEPLLGRLIYRGAEADLVRGKWQGLEAVFKLRKPLPYRHPVLDDAIRRFRTLREAEMIHSARTAGVLAPHLYLVDPPGSTLVMEFVRGARLKDVLSRASGKEASRLFESVGRNAAKLHGAGIMHGDLTTANMIVRGRDLYFIDFGLSLHTSRLEDHAVDIRLIKETLVGAHSEVSSLALTSLVKGYSTVAGPERCRAVIRQLRNIERRGRYARLD; encoded by the coding sequence TTGATACAGTCGACATCCCATGGAGAAGCTGAGCCCCTGCTAGGACGGCTGATCTATCGGGGCGCCGAGGCGGACCTTGTCAGGGGAAAATGGCAGGGCCTCGAGGCGGTGTTCAAGTTGAGGAAGCCGCTCCCCTACAGGCACCCTGTCCTGGACGATGCCATCCGGAGGTTCAGGACCCTGCGCGAGGCCGAGATGATCCACTCTGCCAGGACTGCGGGCGTGCTTGCCCCCCATCTTTACCTCGTCGACCCGCCCGGCTCCACCCTTGTCATGGAATTCGTCCGCGGAGCCAGGCTGAAGGACGTCCTTTCCCGGGCCTCGGGAAAAGAAGCATCAAGGCTCTTCGAATCCGTCGGCAGGAACGCGGCGAAGCTCCATGGCGCAGGGATAATGCACGGCGACCTCACCACAGCGAACATGATCGTCAGGGGTCGAGACCTATACTTCATCGACTTCGGTCTCTCGCTCCACACCTCGCGGCTCGAGGACCACGCGGTCGACATCAGGCTGATCAAGGAGACCCTGGTCGGCGCCCACTCCGAAGTCTCATCCCTCGCCCTGACGAGCCTCGTCAAGGGGTACTCCACTGTCGCGGGCCCCGAGCGGTGCAGGGCGGTCATTAGACAGCTAAGGAACATCGAGCGCAGAGGAAGGTACGCCAGGCTCGACTGA
- the kae1 gene encoding KEOPS complex N(6)-L-threonylcarbamoyladenine synthase Kae1, whose amino-acid sequence MMRYVIGVESTAHTFSVSVVSSGGRILSNEKSVYRPPAGSGIHPFEASQSHLRSAPGVVSAAIAKSGVDVEELDAVCYSMGPGLGPCLRVGAVVARTLAASLGKPLVPVNHAVGHIELGALLSHSKDPVVLLVSGGHTMVIAFSAGKWRVLGETLDLTLGQLLDQFGRHAGLSSPCGAAIEESASRSSEYLKLPYSVKGNDVSFSGLLTAAKNMLSGGAGFDDLCYSIQETAFAMVAEVTERALAFTGKKEVMIVGGVAANRRLNEMIATMAARHSASVSLAPVEYAGDCGAQIAWTGLLACSRGAKLPIRESPVRQSWRLDTVDIPWRS is encoded by the coding sequence ATGATGCGGTACGTAATAGGCGTCGAGAGCACTGCCCACACGTTCTCCGTTTCTGTCGTTTCCTCCGGGGGGAGGATCCTCTCCAACGAGAAGAGCGTGTACAGGCCCCCAGCCGGGAGCGGCATCCATCCCTTCGAGGCGTCCCAGAGCCACCTCAGGTCCGCGCCCGGGGTTGTCTCCGCAGCCATCGCGAAGTCGGGGGTGGACGTCGAGGAGCTCGACGCCGTCTGCTATTCGATGGGCCCGGGACTCGGACCCTGCTTGAGGGTCGGGGCGGTGGTTGCTCGAACCCTGGCCGCATCCCTCGGGAAGCCCCTGGTCCCGGTCAACCACGCAGTCGGGCACATCGAACTGGGTGCCCTGCTCTCCCACTCGAAGGACCCGGTCGTACTCCTCGTGTCCGGGGGACACACGATGGTCATAGCCTTCTCAGCAGGCAAGTGGAGGGTGCTCGGCGAGACCCTCGACCTCACCCTCGGACAGCTGCTGGACCAGTTCGGGAGGCACGCGGGACTCTCGTCCCCCTGCGGCGCAGCGATCGAGGAATCCGCATCACGGTCATCAGAATACCTCAAGCTTCCCTACTCGGTGAAGGGGAACGACGTCTCCTTCTCGGGGCTGCTGACGGCCGCCAAGAACATGTTGAGCGGTGGCGCCGGCTTCGACGACCTCTGCTATTCGATCCAGGAGACTGCCTTCGCCATGGTCGCAGAGGTGACCGAAAGGGCTCTTGCATTCACGGGCAAGAAAGAGGTCATGATCGTCGGAGGGGTCGCTGCCAACAGACGGCTGAACGAAATGATCGCGACCATGGCGGCCAGACACTCCGCATCGGTCAGCCTCGCCCCCGTCGAGTACGCCGGCGACTGCGGCGCCCAGATCGCCTGGACCGGGCTTTTGGCCTGCAGCCGCGGAGCCAAGCTGCCAATCCGGGAATCGCCGGTCCGCCAATCTTGGAGGCTTGATACAGTCGACATCCCATGGAGAAGCTGA